Proteins encoded by one window of Streptacidiphilus sp. PB12-B1b:
- a CDS encoding ABC transporter ATP-binding protein, with protein sequence MRRTERDNWVSRLLSYCWRYRGSVLIGLAASLLSVALAITVPLLERSAVDRIFARGGARPVGDVLVALGCAAVLNFAATYLRRYHGGNMSLGVQFDLRTEMQRKLLRTDGAKQDGIATGQVLSRATSDLAIMQRLLSFTPLIMGNLLLIAGTLVATAFLSPRLFLVMLVVGPAYLLYGGAAQRKLYPATWQAQQAAGELAGVVDEFVAGVRVVKGLGQEERESAKFTAAARALFGFRMRTVRMTSRYNPALAVLPNLGLAAVLGLGGYLAMDGSITLGTLLAFVTYLAQLAAPVAMLSQVVVTAPQARAALQRIFDVIDAQPEVVEAPGAVPLPLRSAESAGDPELEFADVRFGYAPGRPVLNGFSLRVAAGETLALVGRVGSGKSTAALLLPRLFEVHGGSVRVRGVDVRELTLSSLRADIGLVPEESFLFSESIRDNIAFGKQGATDDEVIDAARSAGADAFIRGLPDGYETVVGEGGLTLSGGERQRVAIARALIGRPPILVLDDAMSAVDAGTEAQIADSLRGLLADRTVVLIAHRRSTLGLADRIAVLDKGKVVDTGTHDELLARSPLYRLLLSGPGDDVEGIEAGEAEIGTDLDEQSPWERPQTARGSGAGAPRRGRPPTADLLRRVAQLGAPRDVPDTGDDAGRPGSDQVVAPLRMRSLLRPFRMPLALLTVLLVLDTLLAIAFPLFVRSGINQGIARHRGAVLVLLMFAALAAAIAGWAVDVGTTRTAGRVAERLLYRLRTAIFGHVQRLGLDFHEREGTGRLLTRMTADLDVIASFAQSSLIPMAVSGLTVVAAFTVLVVLDPLLSTPLFAALPLAVGATVWFRRRARHVYTATRTKAGEVNASLHQSVRGARLSEAFDRGEHSREQFRVLSNDYRRARLGLQRNIAVYFPFLQFLFDMCAVAAIWLSVGALHHGTLSGGVLLAYLIYLDMLFSPTQQLSQAFDSYQQAVVGVRRISELLCVPESDSSSGEPAREPFRAVRLDLSFTYPGRDREVLSDIRMTVDPGRTLAIVGASGAGKSSLVKLIARFYEPTVGSVLIDGADARTFDVHSYRRRIVTVPQEPFLFTGTVRDTIAYCRPEATDEQVEAAAREVGAHRMIARLPGGYHHPVASRGENLSAGQRQLLALARAHMAEPDILLLDEATASLDTASEAAVTAAMRSVMRDRTTVLVVHRLEVAARADRIVLLNDGRITETGTHDQLMDVDGEYARLWAAQTGAGQHAAATPAQRGEVMDNA encoded by the coding sequence ATGAGGCGGACCGAGCGGGACAACTGGGTCAGCAGGCTGCTGTCGTACTGCTGGCGCTACCGGGGAAGCGTGCTGATCGGTCTGGCCGCCTCGTTACTGTCGGTCGCCCTGGCAATCACCGTCCCACTGCTCGAACGCAGCGCGGTCGACCGGATCTTCGCCCGAGGCGGAGCCCGTCCCGTCGGGGACGTACTGGTCGCCCTGGGGTGCGCGGCGGTACTGAACTTCGCCGCGACCTACCTGCGCCGATACCACGGCGGCAACATGTCCCTGGGCGTCCAGTTCGATCTGCGTACCGAGATGCAGCGCAAACTGCTTCGGACGGACGGCGCGAAGCAGGACGGGATCGCCACCGGTCAAGTGCTCAGCCGGGCCACCTCCGACCTGGCGATCATGCAACGCCTGCTGTCCTTCACTCCGCTCATCATGGGAAACCTGCTCCTGATCGCCGGCACGCTGGTGGCCACGGCGTTCCTTTCGCCGCGACTGTTCCTGGTGATGCTGGTCGTCGGTCCGGCCTACCTGCTGTACGGCGGAGCGGCCCAGCGCAAGCTGTACCCGGCCACCTGGCAGGCCCAGCAGGCGGCCGGGGAACTGGCCGGTGTCGTCGACGAGTTCGTGGCGGGCGTCCGGGTCGTCAAGGGGCTCGGGCAGGAGGAACGCGAGTCGGCGAAGTTCACCGCGGCCGCCCGTGCCCTGTTCGGCTTCAGGATGCGCACCGTGCGGATGACCAGCCGGTACAACCCCGCACTGGCCGTCCTGCCGAATCTGGGGCTGGCGGCCGTCCTCGGTCTCGGCGGCTATCTGGCGATGGACGGCTCGATAACGCTGGGCACCCTGCTCGCCTTCGTGACCTACCTCGCGCAGCTCGCAGCTCCGGTGGCCATGCTCTCCCAGGTGGTCGTCACGGCGCCACAAGCGCGAGCCGCACTCCAGCGGATCTTCGACGTCATCGACGCCCAACCCGAGGTGGTCGAGGCACCCGGGGCCGTGCCCCTGCCCTTGCGCAGCGCGGAATCCGCCGGAGACCCGGAGCTGGAGTTCGCCGATGTCCGGTTCGGCTATGCACCCGGGCGCCCGGTCCTGAACGGATTCTCCCTGCGGGTGGCAGCGGGGGAGACCCTGGCGTTGGTCGGCCGGGTCGGGTCCGGCAAGTCGACTGCCGCCCTCCTGCTGCCGCGGCTCTTCGAGGTGCACGGGGGCAGCGTCAGGGTGAGGGGAGTGGATGTCAGAGAGCTGACACTGTCGTCACTGCGCGCAGACATCGGCCTGGTGCCCGAGGAGAGCTTCCTGTTCTCCGAGTCGATCCGGGACAACATCGCCTTCGGCAAGCAGGGTGCCACGGACGACGAGGTGATCGACGCAGCAAGGTCGGCGGGCGCCGACGCCTTCATCAGGGGGCTGCCGGACGGCTACGAGACGGTGGTCGGTGAAGGCGGACTCACGTTGTCCGGAGGAGAACGCCAGCGCGTTGCGATCGCCCGTGCGCTGATCGGCAGGCCGCCGATTCTGGTCCTGGACGACGCGATGTCGGCCGTGGACGCCGGCACCGAAGCGCAGATCGCGGATTCCCTGCGCGGGCTGCTGGCGGACCGCACAGTGGTCCTGATCGCCCATCGGCGTTCGACGCTGGGACTGGCGGACCGGATCGCGGTGCTCGACAAGGGCAAGGTCGTCGATACCGGAACTCATGACGAACTGCTCGCCCGCAGCCCCCTGTACCGGCTGCTCCTGTCAGGCCCCGGCGACGACGTGGAGGGCATCGAGGCAGGTGAGGCGGAAATCGGGACCGACCTGGACGAGCAGTCCCCCTGGGAACGGCCGCAGACCGCACGTGGGAGCGGCGCAGGCGCGCCACGGCGGGGGCGACCGCCCACTGCGGACCTGTTGCGCAGGGTCGCCCAACTGGGTGCGCCGCGCGATGTTCCGGACACCGGCGACGACGCAGGTCGGCCGGGCTCCGACCAGGTCGTCGCGCCGTTGCGGATGCGCAGCCTGCTGAGGCCCTTCCGCATGCCCCTCGCCCTGCTGACCGTGCTGCTCGTCCTGGACACCCTGCTCGCCATCGCGTTCCCGCTGTTCGTCCGCTCGGGCATCAACCAGGGCATCGCCAGGCATCGGGGCGCGGTCCTGGTGCTGCTCATGTTCGCTGCCCTGGCCGCAGCGATCGCTGGATGGGCAGTGGACGTCGGCACCACACGGACAGCGGGGCGGGTCGCCGAGCGGCTCCTCTACCGCTTGCGGACAGCGATCTTCGGCCACGTCCAGCGGCTCGGGCTGGACTTCCACGAGCGGGAGGGCACGGGGCGGCTTCTGACCAGGATGACTGCCGATCTGGACGTCATCGCCTCCTTCGCGCAGTCCAGTCTGATCCCCATGGCCGTCAGCGGGCTGACCGTCGTCGCGGCCTTCACCGTACTGGTCGTGCTGGACCCGCTGCTGAGCACACCGCTGTTTGCGGCCCTCCCCTTGGCGGTCGGGGCCACCGTCTGGTTCCGCAGGCGGGCCCGGCACGTCTACACAGCCACGCGTACCAAGGCCGGCGAGGTCAACGCCAGCCTGCACCAGAGCGTGCGGGGGGCCAGGCTCTCGGAAGCCTTCGACCGCGGCGAGCACAGCCGCGAACAGTTCCGTGTGCTCAGCAACGACTATCGCCGCGCCCGGCTGGGTCTCCAGCGGAACATCGCCGTCTACTTTCCGTTCCTGCAGTTCCTTTTCGACATGTGCGCGGTGGCGGCGATCTGGCTCAGCGTGGGCGCGCTCCACCATGGGACGCTCTCCGGGGGCGTACTGCTCGCCTACCTGATCTACCTGGACATGCTCTTCTCACCGACGCAGCAGCTGTCGCAGGCTTTCGACAGCTACCAGCAGGCAGTGGTCGGGGTCCGCCGGATCAGCGAACTCCTCTGCGTGCCGGAGTCCGATTCGTCGTCCGGTGAACCTGCCCGCGAGCCGTTCCGAGCCGTCCGGCTCGACCTCTCCTTCACCTACCCCGGCCGCGACCGCGAAGTCCTGTCCGACATCAGGATGACGGTCGATCCCGGTCGGACCCTGGCGATCGTTGGCGCCTCCGGTGCGGGCAAGTCATCCCTGGTGAAGCTGATCGCGCGGTTCTATGAACCCACGGTCGGCAGCGTCCTCATCGACGGAGCCGATGCGCGCACCTTCGACGTGCACTCCTACCGGCGCAGGATCGTCACCGTGCCTCAGGAGCCTTTTCTGTTCACGGGCACTGTGCGGGACACGATCGCCTACTGCCGGCCGGAGGCCACCGACGAACAGGTGGAGGCGGCGGCAAGGGAGGTCGGGGCGCACCGAATGATCGCGCGACTGCCCGGCGGCTACCATCACCCGGTCGCCTCGCGCGGCGAGAACCTCTCCGCGGGGCAGCGGCAGTTGCTCGCACTGGCGCGCGCGCACATGGCCGAGCCCGACATCCTGCTGCTGGACGAGGCGACAGCGTCCCTCGACACGGCGAGCGAGGCAGCTGTGACCGCGGCCATGCGGTCGGTCATGCGTGACCGGACCACCGTCCTGGTCGTACACCGGTTGGAGGTGGCGGCCCGGGCCGACCGGATCGTCCTGCTGAACGACGGCCGCATCACCGAGACCGGTACCCACGATCAACTCATGGACGTGGACGGGGAGTACGCCCGGCTGTGGGCGGCTCAGACGGGTGCTGGTCAGCACGCGGCGGCGACGCCGGCACAGCGCGGAGAGGTCATGGACAATGCATGA
- a CDS encoding ATP-binding domain-containing protein, giving the protein MSYEVALAEQQQRVDRLFRRVDVESTQLAGQLASAEGQSLEAESFVRRLAALRAAEQDGLCFGSLDFGEGDLLHVGRVGLSDEQDERILVDWRAPVAEAFYQATAVRPMGVRVRRTMRLNGRRVGHVNDTLLGTEAEDPGDSVLAGDAALLAALREPRTGRMSPVVATIQAEQDRIIRTRTRGVLVIQGGPGTGKTVVALHRLAYLLYAERERLAARDVLVVGPNQDFVRYIDQVLPSLGEHGVRAGELADLLPGIRPSRQEGDDSVRLKGSLHMAELLASTVRARQRTPDEEVVVDTGRGTTGQCRVTLAQEALAFSREEARASGLPHNLARAVLVDSLLPGLVEQVVDAFGRELIPPELERGVLRSIREDLLTDPELQSAISRFWPVLTPEELVYGLLEELDPALRRAAEEGWTESDVPLLDEANALLNGESGLLGEVRPYGISEAESQRYHAWTATFGHIVVDEAQEFSPLAWRMLARHCPSLSMTVVGDLVQRNSASGIGDWAETFEAVARGRWHQEQLTVNYRTPAEIMACTRQVLAAIDPAAVAPVSVRAGAVAPRATRVSAEGLSAAVLEALLARPSGDGHGTTVVIAPSSMVTDLRTRLMHALPVEHARTTRVSPVSDTKGLEFDRVVLVEPQGIVDQRAQGLSDLYVALTRATRELVVVHARELPFALAEGLAQVSIDAAVVAQ; this is encoded by the coding sequence ATGTCCTACGAGGTCGCACTGGCTGAGCAGCAGCAGCGCGTCGATCGGCTGTTTCGCCGGGTCGACGTGGAATCGACGCAGCTGGCCGGTCAACTGGCTTCCGCCGAAGGGCAATCGCTCGAGGCCGAGTCCTTCGTACGCCGGCTGGCCGCCCTGCGAGCCGCGGAGCAGGACGGCCTGTGCTTCGGAAGCCTGGATTTCGGCGAGGGCGACCTCCTGCACGTCGGGCGCGTCGGGCTGTCCGACGAGCAGGACGAGCGCATCCTGGTCGACTGGCGGGCGCCGGTCGCCGAGGCCTTCTACCAGGCCACCGCGGTAAGGCCGATGGGTGTTCGGGTACGGCGGACCATGCGCCTGAACGGCCGTCGGGTCGGTCACGTCAACGACACGCTTCTCGGCACGGAAGCAGAGGACCCCGGCGACTCCGTCCTCGCCGGGGACGCCGCGCTGCTGGCCGCCCTCCGCGAGCCCCGGACCGGGCGGATGTCCCCGGTGGTGGCGACGATCCAGGCGGAGCAGGACAGGATCATCCGCACCAGGACACGGGGGGTACTGGTGATCCAGGGCGGCCCCGGCACCGGGAAGACGGTGGTGGCCCTGCATCGGCTGGCCTATCTCCTGTACGCGGAACGCGAGCGGCTGGCAGCCCGCGACGTCCTGGTCGTCGGCCCCAACCAGGATTTCGTCCGGTACATCGACCAGGTGCTGCCCTCCCTCGGCGAACACGGCGTGCGCGCGGGAGAACTCGCCGATCTGCTGCCCGGTATCCGGCCGAGCCGCCAGGAGGGGGACGATTCGGTGCGGCTCAAGGGGAGCCTCCACATGGCCGAGCTGCTTGCGAGCACGGTCCGCGCCCGGCAGCGCACTCCTGACGAGGAGGTGGTCGTGGACACCGGACGAGGGACCACGGGCCAGTGCCGGGTGACACTGGCCCAGGAGGCGCTGGCCTTCTCCCGGGAGGAGGCCCGTGCGAGCGGCCTGCCACACAACCTCGCCCGTGCTGTCCTCGTGGACTCGCTTCTGCCAGGCCTGGTGGAGCAGGTGGTCGACGCCTTCGGCCGGGAGCTCATCCCACCGGAGCTGGAGCGCGGCGTCCTTCGCAGCATCCGCGAGGACCTGCTGACCGATCCCGAACTGCAGTCGGCCATAAGCCGGTTCTGGCCGGTATTGACCCCCGAGGAGCTGGTGTACGGGCTCCTCGAGGAGCTGGACCCAGCGCTGCGCCGTGCCGCGGAGGAAGGTTGGACGGAGTCCGATGTTCCGCTGCTCGACGAGGCCAACGCCCTGCTGAACGGCGAGTCCGGTCTGCTGGGCGAAGTCCGGCCGTACGGCATCAGCGAGGCGGAGAGCCAGCGGTATCACGCCTGGACCGCCACCTTCGGCCACATAGTGGTGGATGAGGCGCAGGAGTTCTCCCCGCTCGCTTGGCGGATGTTGGCCCGACACTGCCCGAGCCTGTCCATGACGGTGGTGGGTGACCTCGTCCAGCGAAACTCTGCTTCCGGGATCGGCGACTGGGCGGAGACTTTCGAGGCCGTCGCGCGCGGCCGATGGCACCAGGAGCAGCTGACCGTCAACTACCGCACACCCGCAGAGATCATGGCCTGTACCCGCCAGGTCTTGGCCGCCATCGATCCGGCGGCCGTGGCCCCCGTCTCGGTGCGGGCGGGAGCTGTCGCACCGAGGGCGACTAGGGTCTCCGCTGAAGGCCTGTCCGCGGCTGTGCTGGAGGCGCTCCTCGCCCGGCCGTCCGGGGACGGCCACGGCACCACCGTGGTCATCGCCCCCAGTTCCATGGTGACCGACCTGCGGACACGGCTGATGCACGCGCTTCCCGTCGAGCACGCACGGACCACCCGGGTGTCCCCGGTCTCGGACACGAAGGGGTTGGAATTCGACCGGGTTGTCCTGGTCGAGCCACAGGGGATCGTGGACCAGCGGGCGCAGGGCCTCAGTGACCTCTACGTGGCCCTGACCCGGGCCACCCGGGAGCTGGTCGTCGTGCATGCTCGGGAGCTCCCGTTCGCGCTGGCCGAGGGGCTGGCTCAGGTGAGCATCGACGCGGCCGTGGTGGCCCAGTGA
- a CDS encoding ATP-grasp domain-containing protein translates to MHVVMLGLHAEPVQALTSSGHQITVLYEPWERERAGTVLEQVARSHLVETYADLDALLLALEEVGVRPGGVDAVVTLKEFAVVPAALLGAVLGARALDPDVALRCRDKALQKAAWRRAGIPTANWAVVPDVQGHPEAAAEAVRARGMAPPFIVKPLASAGTVGVRAVNDETSLPEAVRDILRERPTTRRLLVEERNEGDEWHFDGLIRHGSVEAVLVSRYLAPLIETKNGHPTATASFPPGAEPELYAEARHFAADALRALGLTDCVFHLEVFGGPGRFVAGELAARPGGGWIQTLVGKVLGIDIWAAAVRAATGEETEIPEPADRAFGYTHLPPMAGCLSRLVPSDIASIPGVVDVLLRIPAGAVMPDMAHSSRVKLGMALVEAEDHETCEAVLREVIDTVVRINGGPHHEKGRS, encoded by the coding sequence GTGCATGTCGTGATGCTGGGACTGCACGCGGAACCCGTGCAGGCTCTCACGTCCTCGGGTCATCAAATCACTGTGCTCTACGAGCCGTGGGAGAGGGAGCGCGCCGGCACGGTGCTGGAACAAGTCGCACGCTCACACCTGGTCGAGACCTACGCGGACCTCGACGCACTGCTGCTCGCCCTGGAAGAGGTGGGCGTTCGGCCCGGGGGAGTCGACGCAGTGGTCACCCTCAAGGAGTTCGCGGTGGTGCCGGCGGCTCTCCTCGGGGCGGTCCTCGGTGCCCGGGCTCTGGATCCGGACGTGGCTCTGCGCTGTCGTGACAAGGCTTTGCAGAAGGCCGCCTGGCGCCGGGCCGGCATTCCCACCGCGAACTGGGCCGTGGTCCCGGACGTTCAGGGACATCCCGAAGCCGCCGCCGAGGCCGTCCGCGCCCGGGGAATGGCACCGCCCTTCATCGTGAAGCCCCTCGCCTCCGCCGGAACCGTCGGAGTACGGGCCGTCAACGACGAAACCTCCCTGCCCGAAGCCGTCCGCGACATCCTGCGGGAACGCCCCACCACCCGACGGCTGCTGGTCGAGGAGCGCAACGAGGGCGATGAGTGGCACTTCGACGGGTTGATCCGTCACGGCAGTGTGGAGGCGGTCCTCGTGTCACGGTACCTCGCGCCGTTGATCGAGACCAAGAACGGCCACCCGACGGCGACCGCCTCCTTCCCGCCCGGTGCCGAACCCGAACTCTATGCCGAGGCACGGCACTTCGCCGCCGACGCGCTGCGCGCCCTGGGCCTGACCGACTGCGTCTTCCACCTTGAGGTCTTCGGAGGCCCGGGACGGTTCGTCGCCGGCGAGTTGGCGGCCCGTCCCGGCGGGGGATGGATCCAGACATTGGTCGGAAAGGTTCTCGGGATCGACATCTGGGCCGCCGCGGTCAGGGCTGCCACCGGCGAGGAGACAGAGATACCCGAGCCTGCGGACCGGGCCTTCGGATACACCCACCTACCGCCCATGGCGGGTTGCCTCAGCCGGCTCGTGCCCTCGGACATCGCCTCCATCCCGGGCGTGGTCGACGTTCTGCTGCGCATTCCGGCCGGTGCCGTCATGCCGGACATGGCTCACAGCTCACGGGTGAAGCTCGGAATGGCCCTGGTCGAGGCGGAGGACCACGAGACCTGCGAAGCGGTTCTGCGGGAAGTGATCGACACGGTCGTCCGGATCAACGGGGGACCACATCATGAGAAGGGACGGTCATGA
- a CDS encoding ice-binding family protein, which translates to MTPEPGTCCGPRPRIRTGRTPTAPSTAHLRARGAQPCTSSGRVGCLATLGTHSTFIGTVLALTSSSVTTGVAINGRALAQNGSVTLDADNITPSTCTSGGTTGGTAAGTTGGATGGATAGTTGGTGGQHHHHHHHPGGPGGPGHQHPGGPGPRPIGGIGAGTGSSVSGLDTTEVAVGSALASIAAISAGAVLLRRRATTRRHS; encoded by the coding sequence GTGACACCCGAACCCGGGACTTGCTGCGGACCGAGGCCCCGGATCCGTACCGGGCGAACTCCCACAGCGCCATCCACAGCGCACCTCCGAGCACGAGGCGCCCAGCCCTGCACGTCTTCTGGCAGGGTCGGATGTTTGGCCACACTCGGAACCCACTCGACATTCATCGGCACCGTCCTGGCCCTGACGTCCAGCTCGGTGACCACCGGAGTGGCCATCAACGGCCGCGCCCTGGCCCAGAACGGGTCAGTCACCTTGGACGCCGACAACATCACCCCGTCCACCTGCACAAGCGGCGGCACCACCGGCGGCACCGCCGCCGGGACTACGGGTGGCGCGACCGGCGGTGCCACCGCAGGCACCACCGGCGGTACTGGTGGACAACACCATCACCACCACCATCACCCCGGCGGCCCGGGCGGACCTGGCCACCAGCACCCTGGCGGCCCAGGGCCCCGTCCCATCGGCGGGATTGGGGCCGGGACCGGTAGCAGCGTCTCCGGGTTGGACACCACCGAGGTCGCGGTCGGGTCTGCCCTGGCGAGCATCGCCGCCATCAGCGCAGGCGCCGTCCTCCTGCGTCGCCGGGCCACGACCCGCCGGCATTCCTGA
- a CDS encoding FkbM family methyltransferase — MAMETIELHSINRWEASFLREEVGGYFTHGVECPPGGTVLDVGANIGVFSAAVYERLDGDVRIYAFEPVPPLHATLERNAREFFNGRLTVLPYGLASCDDELDFSYVPAATIFSSALRDQGNIEAERRRVTAGVVEMVRQGGLGPVLRRVPAPVLALLVGRKLRVMRRLEMHRVKVRPLSSVLDEQCIDRIDLLKVDVEGAELDVLTGIEERHWPLVRQAVVEVERWQQNRDTVREVFLTHGFTVSAEQDPVQQAGDIGMVFAVRP; from the coding sequence ATGGCCATGGAAACGATTGAACTGCACAGTATCAATCGTTGGGAGGCGTCCTTCCTGCGCGAGGAGGTGGGTGGCTACTTCACCCATGGCGTCGAGTGCCCACCGGGCGGGACGGTACTCGACGTGGGCGCCAATATCGGAGTGTTCTCGGCAGCCGTCTATGAGCGGCTGGACGGGGATGTGCGGATCTACGCCTTCGAGCCGGTGCCCCCACTCCACGCGACGCTCGAACGCAATGCCCGCGAGTTCTTCAACGGACGTCTGACCGTGCTCCCTTACGGTCTGGCGTCCTGTGATGACGAGCTCGATTTCAGCTACGTTCCGGCCGCCACGATCTTCTCGTCCGCCTTGCGGGACCAGGGGAACATCGAGGCCGAGCGGCGGCGGGTAACCGCCGGCGTTGTCGAGATGGTCCGCCAGGGCGGCTTGGGACCGGTCCTGCGCCGCGTACCCGCTCCCGTCCTCGCTCTTCTGGTCGGCCGCAAGCTGCGGGTGATGCGGCGGCTTGAGATGCACCGGGTGAAGGTCAGGCCCCTGTCGTCAGTGCTCGACGAGCAGTGCATCGACCGAATCGACCTGCTCAAGGTCGATGTGGAAGGCGCAGAGCTTGATGTGCTCACCGGCATCGAGGAACGGCATTGGCCGCTGGTGCGCCAGGCCGTCGTCGAGGTGGAGCGCTGGCAGCAGAACCGCGACACAGTCCGCGAGGTCTTTCTCACGCACGGCTTCACGGTCAGCGCCGAGCAGGACCCGGTGCAGCAGGCCGGTGACATCGGCATGGTGTTCGCAGTCAGGCCCTGA
- a CDS encoding phytanoyl-CoA dioxygenase family protein yields MLVSTRRRRRHSAERSWTMHEVDLADASEGDLTRAKERLRADGLVVARKAVPRQTILDFRHRLSALMASGEYPETIPDWATMRRQLSGRQVLAMRRAAYDCPEYASAFRSEPLLAFMAFVLDTDKPFLHPRRWIRLNGAAGATGSGAQPMHQDYWFVQGDPEVYTVWVALHDCTEGGIALVEGSHREGLLDVERGPAAKGQVVAFETDRVVEPHVVMGDVVVFHSLTVHGTAPNGSAMTRISIDGRFQHPRAPIAREQLLPAMAPEDRLPIAARNSLITDVNSWSGDPALEFDGGMPVVASRFGTDVTVLGARSTEGF; encoded by the coding sequence GTGCTGGTCAGCACGCGGCGGCGACGCCGGCACAGCGCGGAGAGGTCATGGACAATGCATGAAGTCGATCTCGCCGACGCCTCGGAGGGCGACCTCACCCGGGCGAAGGAGCGGCTGCGGGCGGACGGGCTGGTCGTCGCCCGCAAGGCCGTCCCCCGCCAGACGATTCTTGACTTCCGCCACCGGCTGTCGGCGCTCATGGCCTCGGGCGAGTACCCCGAGACCATCCCGGACTGGGCGACGATGCGGCGTCAGCTGTCCGGCCGTCAGGTCCTGGCCATGCGCAGGGCCGCCTACGACTGCCCGGAGTACGCTTCCGCCTTCCGGTCCGAGCCCCTTCTGGCGTTCATGGCGTTCGTCCTGGACACGGACAAGCCCTTTCTGCATCCACGGCGTTGGATCCGGCTGAACGGCGCCGCCGGGGCGACGGGATCGGGGGCGCAGCCCATGCACCAGGACTACTGGTTCGTCCAAGGTGATCCTGAGGTGTACACGGTCTGGGTCGCCCTGCACGACTGCACGGAAGGCGGAATAGCCCTGGTCGAGGGTTCGCACCGGGAAGGACTGCTGGACGTGGAGCGCGGGCCGGCGGCGAAGGGGCAGGTGGTGGCGTTCGAAACGGACCGTGTCGTCGAACCGCACGTCGTGATGGGTGATGTGGTGGTCTTCCACAGTCTGACCGTGCACGGCACGGCGCCGAACGGTTCGGCCATGACCCGGATCTCGATCGATGGACGGTTCCAGCACCCGCGCGCGCCCATAGCCCGCGAGCAGTTGCTTCCGGCCATGGCTCCTGAGGACCGGCTGCCGATCGCCGCGCGGAACAGCTTGATCACTGATGTGAACAGCTGGTCCGGCGACCCGGCGCTGGAATTCGACGGCGGGATGCCGGTGGTCGCATCCCGATTCGGAACCGATGTCACGGTCCTGGGTGCGCGCTCGACCGAGGGATTCTGA